Genomic DNA from bacterium:
CTCAGCCCCTGGGGATTTTAAGTCCACTAAAATAGAGTATGATTCCTGCAAGTATTGTTTGGCTTTCTCTTTTTGTCCAAGGCTGTCGTAGATATATCCCATTTTTTTTGATAGATTTGCTATTCCTATCCGGTCACCTATCTCACGCGCAAGTTTGAGTCCTTTTTCACAATACTCTTGAGCCTTTTCCATCTGATTAAGTTTCCTATAGATATCTCCTAGGCCGCTCAACCATGCACTCCCATTGCGACGGTCCCCTATCTCTTGAGATATAGCGAGGGCTTTATCGTAATACCCTAAAGCCTTCTCAACTTGATCAAGAGCGCTGTATACGTTCCCTAGGTTGCCCAGCCATTCTCCTTCATAACGGCGGTCACCTATGTTATGTGCAATGCAAAGTGCTTGCTGGTAGTACTCAACGGCCTTCTCCATCTGCCCAAGCTCTCGGTAGGCATCACCCAGATTGCCTAAATCAATCCCCTCACCTCTTCGGTCACCAATTTCTCGGTCTATGCTGAGTGCCTGCTGGTGATATTCGATAGCCTTCTCNNNNNNNNNNNNNNNNNNNNNNNNNNNNNNNNNNNNNNNNNNNNNNNNNNNNNNNNNNNNNNNNNNNNNNNNNNNNNNNNNNNNNNNNNNNNNNNNNNNNCTTCGGTCACCAATTTCTCGGTCTATGCTGAGTGCCTGCTGGTGATATTCGATAGCCTTCTCTATCTGTCCAAGCTCTCTGTAGACAATCCCCAGGTTACCTAAATCAATCCCCTCACTCTTTCGGTCACCAATTTCTCGGTCTATGCTGAGTGCCTGCTGATGATATTCGATAGCCTTCTCCATCTGTCCAATGGCTCTGTGGGCGAGGCCCATGTTGCCTAACACAATCCCCTCGTCCCTTCGGTCACCAATTTCACGGTTTATGCTGAGTGCCAGCTGGTAGTACTCAATAGCCTTTTCCATCTGTCCAAGGTCGTTATAGGTAAGCCCCAGCCTATTCAGCCATGCCCCTTCCTTTATTCGATTTTTTAGTTGAAGAGCTGATTTCCATCCGGTTTCATTGACGGTTAATCGCTCTATCCAATATCCTTGAATATCCATATAGTCCTCTATTGCCCAAGCCAGGCGCATGGCTGCATCCCACGCACCCCGCTTAATACACACTTTTAGGAGATATACTATATGTAGTCGTTCAGTATCAAGATGATGGTAACCTATAAGTCCTTTCTTTGTCTCCGCTTCTGCTAAGTATATGTATTTATCTATTAATCTTTCAATTACATTGCTACCCACTTGTAACCGTTCATGTGCATAAGTATGAATAAGAGCATGGCTTACTTCATAGCGGTCGGCATTAATTGATAATAAAAAACCATAGCCAGTGAGCTGTTTAAAGGCCAG
This window encodes:
- a CDS encoding tetratricopeptide repeat protein, producing EKAIEYHQQALSIDREIGDRRGEGIDLGNLGDAYRELGQMEKAVEYYQQALCIAHNIGDRRYEGEWLGNLGNVYSALDQVEKALGYYDKALAISQEIGDRRNGSAWLSGLGDIYRKLNQMEKAQEYCEKGLKLAREIGDRIGIANLSKKMGYIYDSLGQKEKAKQYLQESYSILVDLKSPGAESVRIFLESL